One Nesterenkonia populi DNA window includes the following coding sequences:
- a CDS encoding siderophore-interacting protein, producing the protein MPAAASQAAVPATRAYRTQVARVVRLSPHFMRVTVTDEALADFGPQGVEATTRRTGLPAWDQRIKIFLPREGGTFPDLGLFADPPPSLMEWYTAWRQLPGAEQNPIRTYTVRAIRPLDREVDIDFVLHEERTGSMGPAASWAASARPGDELVVIGPDRRSEEPGGGIEWNPGTAREVMLAGDETAAPAICSILESLAVSDEAGVFFGEAYLEVPTSGDVLEVKPPAGVVVRWLPREDSPMGELLSAAVRDWGRRRQIIFEARRAAWAPGLARVGAPAGSGEHRELSPEEPVWEVADPEGFREYAWLAGEAGVITRLRRHLVKEIGLSRKQVSFMGYWKTGRAGA; encoded by the coding sequence ATGCCCGCAGCCGCATCCCAGGCAGCAGTGCCTGCGACCCGCGCCTACCGGACCCAGGTGGCGCGGGTCGTCCGCCTGTCCCCGCACTTCATGCGCGTGACCGTGACGGATGAGGCGCTCGCCGACTTCGGCCCTCAGGGCGTCGAGGCGACGACGCGGCGGACAGGGCTGCCGGCCTGGGATCAGAGGATCAAAATCTTCCTGCCCCGGGAAGGCGGAACGTTCCCGGACCTGGGGCTGTTCGCGGACCCGCCGCCGTCGCTCATGGAGTGGTACACCGCCTGGCGGCAGCTGCCTGGGGCGGAGCAGAACCCGATCCGCACCTACACGGTCCGCGCCATCCGGCCGCTGGACCGGGAAGTGGACATCGACTTCGTCCTCCACGAGGAGCGAACGGGATCCATGGGGCCCGCCGCGTCCTGGGCGGCCTCCGCCCGGCCCGGGGACGAGCTGGTCGTCATCGGCCCGGATCGCCGCTCCGAGGAGCCCGGCGGCGGCATCGAATGGAACCCGGGCACCGCCCGGGAGGTCATGCTCGCCGGCGACGAGACCGCCGCCCCTGCGATCTGCAGCATCCTGGAGTCCCTCGCCGTCTCCGATGAGGCCGGCGTGTTCTTCGGGGAGGCCTACCTCGAGGTGCCGACGTCGGGGGACGTGCTCGAGGTGAAGCCGCCGGCCGGCGTCGTCGTGCGCTGGCTTCCCCGCGAAGACTCCCCCATGGGCGAGCTGCTCAGCGCCGCGGTGCGTGACTGGGGCCGCAGGCGTCAGATCATCTTCGAAGCTCGACGCGCGGCCTGGGCGCCAGGCCTCGCTCGCGTGGGCGCGCCCGCAGGTTCGGGGGAGCACCGCGAGCTCTCTCCCGAGGAGCCGGTTTGGGAGGTCGCCGACCCAGAAGGGTTCCGCGAGTACGCCTGGCTGGCAGGAGAAGCCGGAGTCATCACTCGTCTTCGGCGCCATTTGGTCAAAGAGATCGGGCTCTCCCGCAAGCAGGTGAGCTTCATGGGCTACTGGAAGACAGGCCGTGCGGGCGCCTGA
- the rlmN gene encoding 23S rRNA (adenine(2503)-C(2))-methyltransferase RlmN, whose translation MSETSDARPQVRPKAEGWTQALDAEGRPKLQFSQSKRVKQPPQHLADLTLEERIAKAKELGLPGFRAKQLSVHYFQHYTADPAAMTDLPADAREKLVEEFLPPLLTEVRRLKTDDGATIKFLWRLFDGAMVESVLMRYKNRITLCISSQCGCGMNCPFCATGQNGLTRNMSAAEIVDQIVQANRVIAAGELDAPNAAEVAEEADHAGLGEETDDPDSDISPVKQGQSEAAASPDASGKAGPQRVGNIVFMGMGEPLANYKRVMSAVRRMVDPAPEGLGMSARGITISTVGLVPAIRKLAAEDLPITFALSLHAPDDELRDELIPVNDRWKADEAIDAAYEYYQRTGRRVSIEYALIRDMNDHPWRADLLAEKLNARGRGWVHVNPIPLNPTPNSVWTSSKPAVMQEFLDRLNRAGVPTTLRDTRGKEIDGACGQLAAAED comes from the coding sequence ATGTCTGAGACTTCTGACGCCCGCCCGCAGGTCCGCCCCAAGGCTGAGGGGTGGACCCAGGCCCTGGACGCGGAGGGCCGCCCCAAGCTGCAGTTCTCCCAGTCCAAACGGGTCAAGCAGCCGCCCCAGCACCTCGCCGACCTCACTCTCGAGGAGCGGATCGCCAAGGCCAAGGAGCTGGGCCTGCCGGGCTTCCGCGCCAAGCAGCTCTCCGTGCACTACTTCCAGCACTACACCGCCGACCCGGCCGCGATGACGGACCTGCCTGCGGACGCCCGGGAGAAGCTCGTCGAGGAGTTCCTGCCCCCGCTGCTCACGGAGGTCCGCCGGCTGAAGACCGACGACGGCGCCACCATCAAGTTCCTCTGGCGGCTCTTCGACGGCGCTATGGTCGAATCGGTGCTGATGCGGTACAAGAACCGCATCACCCTGTGCATCTCCTCCCAGTGCGGCTGCGGCATGAACTGCCCGTTCTGCGCCACCGGACAGAACGGGCTCACCCGCAACATGTCCGCCGCGGAGATCGTCGATCAGATCGTGCAGGCCAACCGGGTGATCGCCGCCGGCGAGCTCGACGCCCCCAATGCTGCTGAGGTCGCGGAGGAGGCCGACCACGCCGGGCTCGGTGAGGAGACCGACGACCCAGACTCGGACATCTCCCCAGTGAAGCAGGGCCAGAGCGAGGCTGCCGCGTCGCCGGACGCATCCGGGAAGGCGGGGCCCCAGCGCGTCGGAAACATCGTCTTCATGGGGATGGGTGAGCCGCTGGCGAACTACAAGAGGGTGATGAGCGCCGTCCGACGCATGGTCGACCCTGCCCCTGAGGGGCTGGGAATGTCAGCCCGCGGCATCACGATCTCCACTGTGGGCCTGGTCCCGGCGATCCGTAAGCTGGCGGCCGAGGATCTGCCGATCACCTTTGCGCTGAGCCTTCACGCCCCGGACGACGAGCTGCGCGACGAGCTGATCCCGGTCAACGACCGGTGGAAGGCGGACGAGGCGATCGACGCCGCCTACGAGTACTACCAGCGCACCGGCCGCCGGGTGAGCATCGAGTACGCGCTGATCAGGGACATGAACGACCACCCGTGGCGAGCGGACCTGCTGGCGGAGAAGCTCAACGCCCGGGGCCGCGGCTGGGTGCATGTGAACCCGATCCCGCTGAACCCCACCCCCAACTCGGTGTGGACCTCTTCAAAGCCTGCAGTCATGCAGGAGTTCCTGGACCGGCTCAACAGGGCCGGGGTTCCCACCACGCTGCGGGACACCCGCGGCAAGGAGATCGACGGCGCCTGCGGCCAGCTCGCCGCTGCGGAGGACTGA
- a CDS encoding TOBE domain-containing protein, with protein sequence MPQIRISDAARFLGVSDDTLRRWISSGELTAQADDAGKKVVDGAELARFSRERSSHVPSPEGFSSVRNRFVGLVTQVTSDPVMSQVELQCGPYRVVSLISTEAVRDLGLEPGVVATASMKATNVGIDRPEASR encoded by the coding sequence ATGCCTCAGATTCGGATCAGTGACGCTGCGCGGTTCCTCGGTGTCAGCGATGACACTCTGCGGCGGTGGATCTCCTCGGGGGAGCTGACTGCGCAGGCCGACGACGCCGGAAAGAAGGTGGTCGACGGCGCAGAGCTGGCACGGTTCTCCCGCGAGCGCAGCAGCCACGTGCCATCGCCCGAGGGGTTCTCCTCGGTGCGCAACCGGTTCGTGGGCCTCGTGACCCAGGTGACATCTGACCCGGTGATGTCCCAGGTGGAGCTGCAGTGCGGCCCCTACCGCGTGGTCTCGCTGATCAGCACTGAGGCTGTGCGTGACCTCGGACTGGAGCCGGGCGTGGTCGCCACCGCCTCGATGAAGGCCACCAACGTAGGCATCGACCGCCCGGAGGCATCCCGGTGA
- the modA gene encoding molybdate ABC transporter substrate-binding protein, with protein sequence MRRTFALLSASALLLTACADAGDEESVTVFAAASLSQVFEEIGELYAEETGTEVEFSFAGSSGLVEQLENGAPADVLATADETNMDNAVEGGLVDGEPELFAENFLVIVTPSGNPAGVESLEDLDDDAVETVICAEAVPCGAATQRIAETAGMEIAPVSEETSVTDVLGRVRSGEADAGLVYATDALQGGADVETIQIEGAEEDPNLYPITVLENAEAPEAGQEFIDFVLEDEVSQRILSDAGFSDPQ encoded by the coding sequence GTGAGACGCACTTTCGCGCTGCTGTCTGCCTCAGCTCTTCTGCTCACTGCCTGCGCCGACGCCGGGGACGAGGAATCCGTGACCGTATTCGCCGCCGCGAGCCTCAGCCAAGTCTTCGAGGAGATCGGTGAGCTCTACGCGGAGGAGACCGGCACTGAGGTCGAGTTCAGCTTCGCGGGCTCGTCCGGCCTGGTCGAGCAGCTGGAGAACGGGGCCCCGGCCGATGTGCTCGCCACCGCCGACGAGACCAATATGGACAATGCCGTCGAGGGCGGTCTGGTCGATGGTGAGCCTGAGCTCTTCGCCGAGAACTTCCTGGTCATCGTCACCCCCTCGGGGAACCCGGCAGGGGTGGAGTCCCTGGAGGACCTTGATGATGACGCCGTCGAGACCGTCATCTGCGCTGAGGCGGTGCCGTGCGGGGCTGCGACACAGCGCATCGCTGAGACTGCTGGGATGGAGATCGCCCCGGTCTCCGAGGAGACGTCGGTGACCGACGTGCTCGGCCGAGTGCGCAGCGGAGAGGCCGACGCCGGGCTCGTCTATGCCACCGACGCCCTGCAGGGCGGGGCTGACGTGGAGACCATCCAGATCGAGGGCGCCGAGGAGGACCCCAACCTCTACCCGATCACTGTGCTGGAGAACGCCGAGGCGCCCGAGGCCGGGCAGGAGTTCATCGACTTCGTCCTCGAGGATGAGGTCTCCCAGCGGATTCTCAGCGACGCAGGCTTCAGCGACCCGCAGTGA
- a CDS encoding ABC transporter permease, translating into MIAATRRFSRPPAWVMIPGLLGAAVVLLPVSGMMTRLDWAELPGLLTSESSLDALRLSIWTALAATVLCLILGVPLALMLAHARFRGLTIVRSLVLLPLVLPPVVGGLALLYTFGSQGMLSGTLDLFGIRIAYTSVAVILAMTFVSMPFLVISVETAVRGMDREVIEAATVDGASRTGILRHIILPLIGPGLVSGAVLAFARSLGEFGATLAFAGNQQGVTRTLPLEIYLQRETDPDAAVALSLLLIVVAVVVISAAYSRQQRAQ; encoded by the coding sequence GTGATCGCAGCGACCCGACGGTTCAGCCGCCCCCCGGCATGGGTGATGATCCCCGGCCTGCTGGGGGCGGCCGTCGTCCTGCTTCCCGTCAGCGGGATGATGACCCGGCTGGACTGGGCCGAGCTGCCCGGGCTCCTGACCTCCGAGTCCTCGCTCGATGCGCTCCGACTCTCGATCTGGACTGCGCTCGCCGCCACGGTGCTCTGTCTGATCCTCGGCGTCCCGCTGGCGCTGATGCTCGCCCACGCCCGCTTCCGCGGACTGACCATAGTGCGCTCCCTGGTGCTGCTTCCCCTGGTGCTGCCGCCGGTGGTCGGCGGTCTGGCGCTGCTCTACACCTTCGGCAGCCAAGGCATGCTCTCCGGCACGCTGGACCTCTTCGGCATCAGGATCGCCTACACCTCGGTCGCCGTCATACTGGCGATGACCTTCGTGTCCATGCCCTTCCTGGTGATCAGCGTGGAGACGGCCGTCCGCGGCATGGACCGCGAGGTGATCGAGGCAGCCACAGTGGACGGGGCCAGCCGAACCGGAATCCTGCGCCACATCATCCTGCCGCTCATCGGCCCTGGCCTGGTCTCCGGCGCGGTGCTGGCCTTCGCCCGCAGCCTCGGCGAGTTCGGCGCCACGCTGGCCTTCGCTGGCAACCAGCAGGGCGTCACCCGCACTCTGCCCCTGGAGATCTACCTGCAGCGTGAGACGGACCCCGACGCCGCCGTCGCGCTCTCCCTGCTGCTGATCGTGGTGGCCGTCGTCGTCATCAGCGCTGCCTACTCCCGCCAGCAGAGGGCGCAGTAG
- a CDS encoding pyridoxal phosphate-dependent aminotransferase, whose protein sequence is MRSAPSMQASRRSQVPGFEVMRIVGRIEQLRAAGRDVVSLTAGEPGSGAPPAVNDAAARVHADQTVLNYSPALGIRPLREAIAAHYGDWYDLEVPAERVAVTTGSSGAFVLSFLAAFDHGARVALARPGYPAYRNILTSLGIDVVDLDCGPEVRFQPTVEQLAAAHAERPLDGLILASPANPTGTMLDREQLTALSAWCAESRVQMISDEIYHGISYTQPSVSALQVSGEAAAVSSFSKYWGMPGWRLGWAILPEHLVDAVDRLAGNVTLSAPHGSQIAAVEAFSRDSMQFCQDQTAGYARARRMVLEALPQLGWGELAPADGAFYVYAHLGQHLGDGPGRFRSSPAYAEALLEEAGVAVVPGTDFDRLAGHEWIRLSLAPGPEKVAAGLERILAFHGDRPSG, encoded by the coding sequence ATGCGTTCAGCCCCTTCGATGCAGGCGTCCCGACGGTCTCAGGTTCCTGGGTTCGAGGTGATGCGCATTGTGGGACGGATCGAGCAGCTGCGCGCGGCCGGGCGGGACGTGGTGTCCCTCACCGCGGGTGAGCCCGGCTCAGGCGCACCTCCGGCGGTGAACGACGCCGCGGCCCGGGTCCACGCGGACCAGACGGTGCTCAACTACTCCCCCGCCCTGGGCATCCGGCCCCTGCGGGAGGCGATCGCCGCCCACTACGGGGACTGGTATGACCTGGAGGTCCCGGCTGAGCGGGTGGCGGTCACCACCGGCTCTTCGGGCGCTTTTGTGCTGAGCTTCCTCGCCGCCTTCGACCACGGGGCACGGGTGGCGCTCGCCCGCCCCGGCTACCCCGCGTACCGCAACATTCTCACCAGCCTCGGCATCGATGTCGTGGACCTGGACTGCGGCCCTGAGGTTCGCTTTCAGCCGACTGTGGAGCAGCTGGCCGCCGCGCACGCCGAGCGGCCCCTGGACGGGCTGATCCTCGCCTCGCCCGCCAATCCCACCGGCACCATGCTGGACCGTGAGCAGCTGACCGCCCTGAGCGCCTGGTGCGCGGAGAGCAGGGTTCAGATGATCAGCGACGAGATCTATCACGGCATCAGCTACACCCAGCCCTCCGTGAGCGCGCTTCAGGTCAGCGGCGAGGCCGCTGCGGTGTCCTCGTTCTCCAAGTATTGGGGAATGCCGGGCTGGCGGCTGGGCTGGGCGATTCTGCCCGAGCATCTGGTGGACGCGGTGGACCGGCTGGCCGGCAACGTCACCCTGTCAGCCCCGCACGGCTCCCAGATCGCAGCCGTGGAGGCGTTCAGCAGGGACTCGATGCAGTTCTGCCAGGACCAGACGGCCGGCTATGCCAGGGCCCGCCGGATGGTGCTGGAGGCACTGCCGCAGCTCGGATGGGGCGAGTTGGCGCCGGCGGACGGCGCCTTCTATGTCTACGCCCATCTGGGCCAGCACCTCGGCGACGGCCCCGGCCGGTTCCGCAGCTCCCCCGCCTACGCCGAGGCTCTCCTCGAAGAGGCTGGGGTCGCCGTCGTGCCCGGCACCGACTTCGACCGGCTCGCCGGCCACGAATGGATCCGGCTCTCCCTGGCACCCGGTCCGGAGAAGGTCGCCGCGGGCCTGGAACGGATCCTCGCCTTCCACGGGGATCGCCCCAGCGGCTGA
- a CDS encoding SurA N-terminal domain-containing protein — translation MKKAPLTSLALAGLLFGLAACDNGDAEGDGEAPQEQAQEDVQQEGPEGQQEMSEPDLGDLPDVVATVNDEDIEAEEYEAAYQNQFMNAQMMSQMTGEEPDEDELQEQTLEQVIGNRLLIHDAEEQGFDASEEEVEEELEATAEENGLESLDQLFEMAEEQGISEDELRGQAEDQVRVEKLIDSFDVDEPTEEELEESYEEQVAQQPEAEEGADGEEAPETPEFDEVRDEIHEQMMQQRQNEAAQEHVDQLREDADVETHI, via the coding sequence ATGAAGAAAGCACCACTGACCAGCCTTGCCCTGGCTGGCCTGCTGTTCGGTCTCGCCGCCTGCGACAACGGCGATGCCGAAGGCGACGGCGAGGCGCCGCAGGAGCAGGCCCAGGAAGACGTTCAGCAGGAAGGCCCCGAGGGCCAGCAGGAGATGTCCGAGCCGGACCTGGGCGACCTCCCTGACGTCGTCGCCACCGTCAACGACGAGGACATCGAGGCCGAGGAGTACGAGGCCGCCTACCAGAACCAATTCATGAACGCCCAGATGATGTCGCAGATGACCGGCGAGGAGCCCGACGAGGATGAGCTCCAGGAGCAGACTCTCGAGCAGGTCATCGGCAACCGGCTGCTCATCCATGACGCCGAGGAGCAGGGCTTCGACGCCTCCGAGGAGGAGGTCGAGGAGGAGCTCGAGGCGACCGCCGAGGAGAACGGCCTCGAGTCCCTCGACCAGCTCTTCGAGATGGCCGAGGAGCAGGGCATCAGCGAGGATGAGCTGCGCGGGCAGGCCGAGGACCAGGTCCGTGTGGAGAAGCTCATCGACAGCTTTGACGTGGACGAGCCCACTGAGGAGGAGCTCGAGGAGTCCTACGAGGAGCAGGTGGCCCAGCAGCCCGAGGCTGAGGAGGGCGCCGACGGCGAGGAAGCCCCCGAGACCCCTGAGTTCGATGAGGTCCGGGATGAGATCCACGAGCAGATGATGCAGCAGCGGCAGAACGAGGCTGCTCAGGAGCACGTGGACCAGCTGCGCGAGGATGCAGACGTCGAGACCCACATCTGA
- a CDS encoding Pr6Pr family membrane protein: MPLQHSAPARIVHALLALLTLAGLVTSLYLGWTRDSVLPGGVGYTGVIVAGWEHMLNQLAYFTFLSGLMVLISSAWTAVRPGSRSALLQTVRISGLVCIIITGLVFNLLLRGPAALTGVMLFNDTVLHVVVPLLAPLVWAAVGPHGRLSLRIVLASMLIPVAWLVVTLARGPRMDWYPYEILDVPALGYAGVSVYIVSILLLYLALAFAFLGLDRLLLRLGRGEHRPA; this comes from the coding sequence ATGCCCCTTCAGCATTCTGCGCCCGCCCGCATTGTGCACGCGCTGCTGGCGCTGCTGACCCTCGCCGGGCTGGTCACCTCCCTGTACTTGGGGTGGACCCGGGACAGTGTCCTTCCTGGTGGCGTCGGCTACACCGGGGTGATCGTGGCTGGCTGGGAGCATATGCTCAACCAGCTGGCGTACTTCACGTTCCTGTCGGGTCTGATGGTGCTCATCAGCTCCGCCTGGACAGCGGTGCGGCCGGGGTCACGATCGGCCCTGCTGCAGACCGTGCGGATCTCGGGGCTGGTGTGCATCATCATCACCGGGCTCGTGTTCAATCTGCTGCTGCGCGGTCCTGCCGCTCTGACCGGGGTGATGCTCTTCAACGACACGGTCCTGCACGTGGTGGTGCCGCTGCTGGCGCCGCTGGTGTGGGCCGCAGTCGGGCCCCACGGCCGACTGAGCCTGCGCATCGTGCTGGCCTCGATGCTCATCCCCGTGGCCTGGCTGGTGGTCACCCTGGCTCGTGGGCCGCGGATGGACTGGTACCCGTACGAGATCCTCGACGTCCCCGCCCTCGGCTACGCGGGGGTGAGCGTCTACATCGTCTCGATCCTGCTGCTCTACCTGGCCCTGGCGTTCGCCTTCCTCGGCCTGGACAGGCTGCTGCTGAGGCTTGGCCGAGGCGAGCACAGGCCCGCTTAG
- a CDS encoding ABC transporter permease encodes MSTAAPQASPAPEAPGPGRAALLVAEREITTQVRSKAFLISVAVTVIIVLGGILLMSAFGGGEPEDAEVAAAELGEAQLDTLEGLPLSVTTADSRDDAVERLYAGEAEAVITSSEESPTGFHVIGREQVPYDIVNMLSAQPTTATLEEPDEQAPLRFVVPFLFGLVFMMLTIGSGTVIQQNTIQEKQSRVVEILLSTISARSLLVGKVLGNTLMAIGQAVVIAGAAAAGLMITGQTELLGLLSAPMLWFVVFFLPGFVLVASMYAAGASLVSRQEDSGPVMLPTMMLVMLPYFLVLFFAENERVMQVASYIPFTAPVAMPVRLFFEEVAWFEPVFAMIALLAGAALVMLLAARIYSRSLLRTGQRVSLRSVLTSAE; translated from the coding sequence ATGAGCACCGCTGCCCCGCAGGCCTCCCCCGCCCCCGAAGCGCCCGGGCCGGGCCGGGCCGCGCTGCTGGTGGCCGAGCGTGAGATCACCACTCAGGTCCGCTCCAAGGCGTTCCTGATCAGCGTTGCGGTCACGGTGATCATCGTGCTCGGCGGGATCCTGCTGATGTCCGCCTTCGGCGGCGGCGAGCCGGAGGATGCTGAAGTTGCGGCCGCCGAGCTGGGCGAGGCGCAGCTGGACACCCTCGAGGGCCTGCCGCTGAGCGTGACGACCGCCGACTCCCGCGACGACGCGGTGGAGCGGCTCTACGCGGGTGAGGCGGAGGCCGTCATCACCTCGAGCGAGGAGTCCCCCACCGGTTTCCACGTGATCGGCCGGGAGCAGGTCCCGTACGACATCGTGAACATGCTCTCCGCCCAGCCGACCACCGCCACCCTGGAGGAGCCGGACGAGCAGGCCCCCCTGCGGTTCGTGGTGCCGTTCCTCTTCGGGCTGGTGTTCATGATGCTCACGATCGGATCGGGCACGGTGATCCAGCAGAACACCATCCAGGAGAAGCAGTCTCGGGTGGTGGAGATCCTGCTCTCCACCATCTCGGCACGGTCGCTGCTGGTGGGCAAGGTGCTGGGCAACACGCTGATGGCGATCGGCCAGGCGGTGGTGATCGCCGGTGCGGCGGCGGCTGGGCTGATGATCACCGGGCAGACGGAGCTGCTGGGCCTGCTCTCAGCGCCCATGCTGTGGTTTGTGGTGTTCTTCCTGCCGGGATTCGTGCTGGTCGCGTCGATGTATGCCGCCGGGGCCTCACTGGTGTCCCGGCAGGAGGATTCGGGGCCGGTGATGCTGCCGACGATGATGCTGGTGATGCTGCCGTACTTCCTGGTGCTGTTCTTCGCCGAGAACGAGCGGGTGATGCAGGTGGCCTCCTACATCCCGTTCACCGCTCCGGTGGCGATGCCGGTCCGGCTGTTCTTCGAGGAGGTGGCGTGGTTCGAGCCGGTGTTCGCGATGATCGCCCTGCTGGCCGGCGCGGCCCTGGTGATGCTGCTGGCCGCCCGGATCTACAGCCGCTCCCTGCTGCGCACCGGCCAGCGGGTCTCCCTGCGCAGCGTCCTGACATCCGCTGAGTGA
- a CDS encoding ABC transporter ATP-binding protein: MLELRKVCRSYSGRQVLHDVSLSAARGQLTGFVGGNGAGKTTTMRIILGVLNADSGQVLLDGEALSPASRTRFGYMPEERGLYPKMPLAEQLAYLARLHGFPRSRARARAVSLLKRLGLGGRAEDALESLSLGNQQRVQVAAALVHQPDVLVLDEPFSGLDPMAVEVVLGVLREHAAGGAVVLFSSHQLDVVERLCDDLVIIGSGRVLAAGPREELRERHGTRRYELITEDAGWVRMIPNVAVDEQTGGRALFRAEEEAAQQVLAAAAQRGPVRSFRPVLPTLSEIFKDVSAENAEELAR, translated from the coding sequence ATGCTCGAGCTGCGCAAGGTGTGCCGGTCCTACTCCGGCCGGCAGGTGCTCCACGATGTCTCCCTCAGCGCCGCCCGCGGTCAGCTGACCGGCTTTGTGGGCGGCAACGGGGCCGGCAAGACCACCACGATGCGCATCATCCTCGGGGTGCTCAACGCCGACTCCGGGCAGGTGCTGCTGGACGGGGAGGCTCTCTCCCCCGCCTCCCGCACCCGGTTCGGCTACATGCCGGAGGAGCGCGGCCTCTACCCCAAGATGCCCCTGGCTGAGCAGCTGGCCTACCTGGCCCGTCTGCACGGCTTCCCGCGGAGCCGGGCACGCGCCCGCGCCGTCAGCCTGCTGAAGCGGCTGGGCCTCGGCGGCCGGGCCGAGGACGCGCTCGAGTCGCTCTCCCTGGGCAATCAGCAGCGGGTCCAGGTCGCCGCAGCGCTGGTGCACCAGCCGGACGTGCTGGTGCTGGACGAGCCGTTCTCCGGGCTGGACCCCATGGCCGTGGAGGTGGTGCTGGGCGTGCTGAGGGAGCACGCCGCCGGCGGGGCCGTGGTGCTGTTCTCCTCGCACCAGCTCGACGTGGTCGAGCGTCTCTGCGATGACCTGGTGATCATCGGCTCGGGCAGGGTCCTCGCTGCGGGTCCGCGGGAGGAGCTGCGCGAACGGCATGGCACCCGGCGCTATGAGCTGATCACCGAGGACGCCGGATGGGTCCGCATGATCCCGAACGTCGCCGTGGATGAGCAGACCGGCGGACGCGCCCTCTTCCGGGCAGAGGAGGAGGCCGCCCAGCAGGTGCTGGCCGCAGCCGCTCAGCGGGGCCCGGTGCGCAGCTTCCGGCCGGTGCTTCCGACGCTCTCGGAGATCTTCAAGGACGTTTCCGCCGAGAACGCTGAGGAGCTCGCCCGATGA
- the purB gene encoding adenylosuccinate lyase: MLTSAHSAAQDRVSLAAAEPTIALGALDGRYRSAVAPLVDHLSEAALNRNRIHVEVEWFIHLCEQQVLPGLPRLTEEQIRGLRGIVTGFGTDAIAELGTIEAETVHDVKAVEYFIARRLDSLELGGLKPLVHFACTSEDINNLSYAVGIRDAVEQVWLPEARTMLEGLSSMAEQAAEVPMLSRTHGQPATPSTLGKEIAVFVHRLGRQVRRIEQQEYLGKINGATGTYAAHLAAAPEADWPGIAQSFVEKLGLTFNPLTTQIESHDFQAELYADISRFNRILHGLCVDIWSYISIGFFKQIPVAGATGSSTMPHKVNPIRFENAEANLEISSALLDTLGATLVESRWQRDLTDSSGQRNIGTGIGHSVLALSNVTKGLKQLDVAEETIAADLDANWEVLGEAVQTVMRAEAIAGTEGMENPYERLKELTRGRRADAEKLQEFVTGLGLSPAAADRLRGLTPAEYTGLAAQLAKQFG; the protein is encoded by the coding sequence ATGCTGACCTCTGCGCACTCTGCCGCCCAGGACCGTGTCTCCCTCGCCGCCGCTGAGCCGACGATCGCCCTGGGGGCGCTGGACGGCCGCTACCGCAGCGCCGTCGCGCCCCTGGTGGATCACCTCTCGGAGGCGGCGCTGAACCGCAACCGGATCCACGTGGAGGTGGAGTGGTTCATCCATCTGTGCGAGCAGCAGGTGCTGCCCGGCCTGCCCCGGCTCACCGAGGAGCAGATTCGGGGCCTGCGCGGCATCGTCACCGGCTTCGGCACCGACGCGATCGCCGAGCTCGGCACCATTGAGGCGGAGACCGTGCATGACGTGAAGGCAGTCGAGTACTTCATCGCCCGCCGCCTGGACTCTCTGGAGCTGGGCGGGCTGAAGCCGCTGGTGCACTTCGCCTGCACCTCTGAGGACATCAACAACCTCTCCTACGCGGTCGGGATCCGTGACGCGGTGGAGCAGGTGTGGCTGCCGGAGGCCCGCACCATGCTCGAAGGGCTGAGCTCCATGGCGGAGCAGGCCGCCGAGGTGCCGATGCTCTCCCGCACCCACGGCCAGCCGGCCACCCCCTCAACCCTGGGCAAGGAGATTGCGGTCTTCGTCCACCGGCTGGGCCGGCAGGTGCGCCGCATCGAGCAGCAGGAGTACCTGGGCAAGATCAACGGCGCCACCGGCACCTACGCCGCTCATCTGGCCGCAGCGCCGGAGGCCGACTGGCCCGGCATCGCACAGTCCTTCGTGGAGAAGCTGGGGCTGACGTTCAACCCGCTGACCACCCAGATCGAATCCCACGACTTCCAGGCGGAGCTCTACGCGGACATCTCCCGCTTCAACCGGATCCTGCACGGGCTGTGCGTGGACATCTGGAGCTACATCAGCATCGGATTCTTCAAGCAGATCCCTGTAGCCGGCGCCACCGGCTCCTCCACCATGCCGCACAAGGTCAACCCGATCCGGTTCGAGAACGCCGAGGCGAACCTGGAGATCTCCAGCGCCCTGCTCGACACCCTGGGGGCGACCCTGGTGGAGTCCCGCTGGCAGCGCGACCTCACCGACTCATCCGGCCAGCGCAACATCGGCACCGGCATCGGCCACTCTGTGCTGGCGCTGTCCAACGTGACCAAGGGGCTCAAGCAGCTCGACGTCGCCGAGGAGACCATCGCCGCTGACCTCGACGCGAACTGGGAGGTGCTCGGCGAGGCCGTCCAGACGGTCATGCGCGCCGAGGCGATTGCCGGCACCGAAGGGATGGAGAACCCCTACGAGCGGCTCAAGGAGCTGACCCGGGGCCGCCGGGCGGACGCCGAGAAGCTCCAGGAGTTCGTCACCGGTCTGGGCCTCTCGCCCGCCGCCGCGGACCGCCTGAGGGGGCTGACCCCGGCGGAGTACACCGGGCTGGCCGCCCAGCTGGCCAAACAGTTCGGCTGA